From the Alloalcanivorax dieselolei B5 genome, one window contains:
- a CDS encoding metal-dependent hydrolase produces MAISILPTRRNLRFKLDPAKALTWHRDGLNVSQFLNTMSLFFPVGERFFIDSVRHYRDLVQDPELKKAVTAFIGQEAMHGREHDEYNDHVANAGVPLKAQERLVEALLKQIQKRAPQSFQLASTVALEHLTAILADGLLTLPEIMEGADDGYKAIWNWHALEETEHKAVAFDVYQLAVGTDDRLSAYALRTSSLVISTTVFFALFLPFYVHNVRVTGGLFDAKGWRSVLRHSLGKKGIFRYTAKAWLDWFKPGFHPWDHDNRRYLEQFEELLGDVLTDAA; encoded by the coding sequence ATGGCCATCTCAATTCTGCCGACGCGCCGTAACCTGCGTTTCAAGCTGGACCCGGCGAAGGCCCTCACCTGGCATCGTGACGGCCTCAATGTCAGTCAGTTTCTTAATACCATGAGCCTGTTTTTTCCGGTCGGTGAACGCTTTTTCATAGACAGCGTCCGTCATTATCGGGATCTGGTTCAGGATCCCGAGCTGAAAAAGGCGGTGACCGCCTTTATCGGCCAGGAAGCCATGCACGGCCGTGAACACGATGAGTACAACGACCATGTCGCCAACGCCGGTGTTCCTCTGAAAGCCCAGGAGCGGCTGGTCGAAGCGCTGCTCAAGCAAATCCAGAAGCGCGCGCCTCAGTCCTTCCAGTTGGCCAGCACCGTGGCCCTGGAACACCTTACCGCGATTCTCGCCGACGGGCTGCTCACCTTGCCGGAAATCATGGAGGGTGCGGACGACGGCTACAAGGCCATTTGGAATTGGCACGCCCTGGAAGAGACCGAACACAAAGCGGTGGCCTTTGACGTCTACCAGCTGGCGGTGGGTACCGACGACCGTTTGTCCGCCTACGCGCTGCGGACCTCCTCCCTGGTGATCTCCACCACCGTGTTCTTTGCCCTGTTCCTGCCGTTCTACGTGCATAACGTACGCGTTACCGGTGGTCTGTTCGACGCCAAGGGCTGGCGCTCGGTGCTGCGTCACAGTCTGGGCAAGAAAGGCATCTTCCGCTATACCGCCAAGGCCTGGCTGGACTGGTTCAAACCGGGGTTCCATCCGTGGGACCACGACAACCGCCGGTATCTGGAGCAGTTCGAGGAACTGCTCGGTGACGTCCTCACCGACGCCGCCTGA
- a CDS encoding sigma-54-dependent Fis family transcriptional regulator, translating into MQINPFDFDHRVQKARQLFEEGRDVPPQLLEDSVVRSWQRSRHHGLCPEDRVIFNVVSRNDVRRIGEHHHLLLDDVAPEMELLFHSLGRANWILACIEAGGVVIHALGNTNPACRDLAPALRIGVNLNESVAGTNGPGCALAEGRPSVVCGSEHFLDEARVFACAAVPLRDPYGELVAVLDASRRHGGHRIGILEPVALAVRAIENRMMRRIGGELRLAVHYRPELTDSPMRGLLHFDGDGRLLGANPVARQMLDLPVGDGDGRLCFEALFEGSMARVWAARDMPVALACHGGLQLFCRLEGRRPFRFNGFSPPDSPPARQQDPQAPFHGDPGVTGLLRQAQRAFHHDLPVLLRGETGTGKEVMARWLHRSGPRAEGPFVAVNCSSIPAGLIESELFGYEGGAFTGARKGGMPGKFEQADGGTLFLDEIGDMPLELQARLLRVLQEREVTRLGATRGIAVQCSLICATHRDLEQRVAEGLFREDLLYRINGLQMPLPPLRQRQDFDDLVRHLLVGEAGHEAPPVLSEAAWAALRGHSWPGNIRELQQALKLAVALSENGTVTVEHLPASLQTPSVPLSTRPSGTLQRAECETVRAALARHKGNVSAAAKDLGIARATLYRKMRQFGLD; encoded by the coding sequence ATGCAAATTAACCCGTTCGACTTCGATCACCGTGTTCAAAAAGCCAGACAATTGTTCGAGGAAGGCCGGGATGTGCCTCCCCAGTTATTGGAAGATTCGGTGGTGCGTTCCTGGCAGCGTTCACGTCATCACGGTTTGTGCCCCGAAGACCGGGTTATTTTTAATGTTGTTTCCCGTAATGACGTGCGCCGCATTGGTGAGCATCACCATCTGCTGCTGGATGACGTAGCGCCGGAAATGGAACTCTTGTTCCATTCACTGGGGCGCGCCAACTGGATCCTGGCTTGTATCGAGGCGGGGGGCGTGGTGATTCATGCCCTGGGCAACACTAACCCAGCCTGTCGTGATCTCGCCCCGGCGTTGCGCATCGGGGTCAATTTGAATGAATCCGTGGCCGGTACCAATGGTCCGGGGTGCGCGCTGGCGGAAGGGCGCCCCTCGGTGGTATGCGGCAGTGAGCATTTTCTTGATGAGGCCCGTGTGTTCGCCTGCGCTGCCGTGCCGCTTCGCGACCCTTACGGTGAGCTGGTGGCGGTGCTGGATGCATCCCGGCGTCATGGTGGTCACCGTATTGGCATCCTGGAGCCGGTAGCGTTGGCCGTGCGGGCAATTGAGAACCGCATGATGCGGCGTATTGGCGGCGAGCTGCGACTGGCGGTCCATTATCGTCCGGAACTGACCGATTCGCCGATGCGCGGGCTGCTGCACTTTGACGGTGACGGCCGTCTGCTGGGCGCCAACCCGGTGGCTCGTCAGATGCTCGATCTCCCCGTCGGTGACGGTGATGGGCGGCTGTGTTTTGAGGCACTGTTCGAGGGGAGCATGGCGCGGGTCTGGGCCGCCAGGGACATGCCGGTGGCACTTGCCTGTCACGGCGGCTTGCAATTGTTCTGTCGGTTGGAGGGACGGCGACCGTTCCGATTCAATGGCTTCTCCCCGCCGGACTCGCCGCCGGCGCGTCAACAAGACCCACAAGCGCCGTTCCACGGTGATCCCGGTGTTACCGGCTTGTTGCGCCAGGCCCAGAGGGCTTTTCACCATGATCTGCCGGTATTGTTGCGGGGCGAGACCGGTACCGGCAAGGAGGTGATGGCGCGCTGGCTGCATCGTTCCGGGCCGCGCGCCGAAGGGCCTTTCGTGGCGGTTAACTGCTCGTCGATCCCCGCCGGCCTGATTGAATCCGAGCTGTTCGGCTACGAAGGCGGCGCTTTTACCGGTGCGCGCAAAGGCGGGATGCCCGGTAAATTTGAGCAAGCCGACGGCGGCACGCTGTTTCTGGATGAAATTGGCGATATGCCGCTGGAATTACAGGCGCGTCTTTTGCGGGTATTACAGGAACGGGAGGTCACCCGATTGGGCGCTACCCGTGGCATCGCGGTGCAATGTTCGTTGATTTGCGCCACCCACCGGGACCTGGAACAACGGGTGGCGGAAGGGCTGTTCCGTGAAGACCTGTTGTATCGCATCAATGGTTTACAGATGCCGCTGCCGCCGCTGCGCCAGCGCCAGGATTTCGATGATCTGGTGCGGCATCTGCTGGTCGGAGAAGCGGGACATGAGGCGCCACCGGTGCTGTCCGAGGCAGCCTGGGCGGCCCTGCGTGGCCACTCCTGGCCGGGCAATATTCGCGAGTTGCAACAGGCCCTGAAGCTGGCGGTGGCGTTATCCGAGAATGGAACGGTGACGGTGGAGCATCTGCCGGCTTCGCTGCAGACGCCATCGGTACCATTATCAACGCGCCCATCGGGCACCTTGCAGCGGGCCGAATGTGAAACGGTGCGAGCGGCGCTGGCGCGGCACAAAGGCAATGTTTCCGCCGCCGCGAAGGATCTCGGCATCGCCCGGGCGACGCTATACCGGAAAATGCGGCAGTTCGGCCTGGATTGA
- a CDS encoding transporter, giving the protein MSDNKNVKATLRKLKITESKAAFSLLAGALFSTASQSHAVDVDAGDYTALPAGTNLAMVYYQYADRDRLYSDGDRVPINAGLESHVGILRGVHFTQIGDYIVDPQFLLPFGHLEGKDDTKSLGDADGLGDLILAATVWLVNKPETNTYFGITPFLYVPTGTYDHDDALNLGENRWKFALQAGYITGLTKKVSLDVAADVTVHGKNDDFGANKDTQKQDPLFQVQTFLRYHLRENLDLRAGLSHTFGGETEINGIDQDDRARTTKMTIGSGWFVTPSVQLLANYGRDLSVENGFKENNRFNLRILKAF; this is encoded by the coding sequence ATGAGCGACAACAAAAACGTAAAAGCAACTTTGCGAAAACTAAAAATAACGGAGAGCAAAGCCGCCTTTTCACTACTGGCCGGCGCGCTCTTCTCCACGGCCAGCCAAAGCCATGCGGTGGACGTGGACGCCGGCGACTACACCGCCCTGCCCGCGGGCACCAACCTGGCCATGGTTTATTATCAGTACGCCGATCGCGACCGGCTCTACAGCGACGGGGACCGGGTACCGATCAATGCCGGGCTCGAATCCCACGTTGGCATTTTGCGTGGCGTTCACTTTACCCAAATTGGCGATTACATCGTTGATCCCCAGTTTCTGCTTCCCTTCGGTCATTTGGAAGGCAAGGACGACACCAAATCACTGGGTGACGCCGATGGTCTTGGTGATCTGATTCTCGCCGCCACGGTCTGGTTGGTGAACAAACCCGAAACCAATACCTACTTCGGTATTACGCCCTTCCTTTATGTGCCTACCGGCACCTATGACCACGACGATGCGCTTAATCTTGGCGAGAATCGGTGGAAGTTCGCTTTGCAGGCGGGCTACATCACCGGCCTCACCAAGAAGGTGTCTCTCGATGTCGCCGCCGACGTCACCGTGCATGGGAAAAACGACGATTTCGGAGCCAATAAGGACACCCAAAAGCAGGATCCCTTGTTCCAGGTACAGACCTTCCTTCGTTATCACCTGCGCGAAAATCTGGATCTGCGCGCCGGGCTCTCCCACACCTTCGGCGGGGAAACAGAAATCAACGGCATCGACCAGGATGACCGTGCCAGAACCACCAAGATGACCATCGGCAGCGGCTGGTTCGTCACACCTTCAGTGCAATTACTGGCGAACTATGGCCGCGATCTTTCCGTGGAAAATGGCTTCAAGGAAAACAATCGTTTCAACCTGAGAATTCTCAAGGCATTCTGA
- a CDS encoding PQQ-dependent dehydrogenase, methanol/ethanol family codes for MTLMLAFRRVTMPSLLLLSSLFTTGPVLADQAGPDEASILANRDSGKDWPSHGFDYAGTRFSPLTQITSKNVDKLGLAWSYNLESTRGIEATPIVVDGTMYVTASWSVVHALDAKTGKRLWSYDPKVPREKAYQACCDVVNRGVAVYKGKVFVGSLDGRLVALDANSGKKLWETDTIIDRSRPYTVTGAPRVFRGNVIIGNGGAEFGVRGYITAYDAETGKQKWRWFTVPGDPAKPYENEAMAKAAKTWDPKGKYWESGGGGTVWNSMVFDPELNLMYIGTGNGTPWVHRKRSPAGGDNLYLASIVAINPETGDYVWHYQETPGDNWDYTSTQDLILADIKIDGKLRKVIMHAPKNGFFFVVDRTNGKFISAQNFVDVNWATGYDKDGRPIEIAEARSEDKPFDAIPGPFGGHNWHSMSYSPKTGLAYFPAQNIPLNLMEDKNWKKHGSNKPGQPMSGIGWNTGMLINAETPSSKPFGRLLAWDPVKQQERWRYEHVAPWNGGTLSTAGNLVFQGTADARLMAFDAGSGDVLWQSPMGTGVIAAPISYQMDGDQYITIAAGWGGVFGQTQRASDTATPGTVYTFKLNGKAQMPEFTQYQLGNLLSGVKYDPALVEEGTYLYVSNCVFCHGVPGVDKGGNIPNLGYVDKSFIENLDKFVFNGPFVSRGMPDFTGKLSAEDVEKIKAFIQGTADAIRPKK; via the coding sequence ATGACTTTGATGCTTGCATTCCGCAGGGTGACAATGCCCTCCCTGTTGCTACTGTCCTCTTTGTTCACCACGGGGCCGGTTCTGGCGGACCAGGCCGGACCGGACGAGGCTTCGATACTGGCCAATCGTGACAGCGGCAAGGACTGGCCCAGCCATGGTTTCGACTACGCCGGCACCCGTTTCAGTCCGCTTACGCAAATCACCAGCAAGAATGTCGACAAGCTCGGCCTTGCCTGGTCCTATAATCTGGAATCCACTCGCGGTATCGAAGCCACGCCGATCGTGGTGGACGGCACCATGTACGTGACCGCGTCCTGGAGCGTGGTGCACGCCCTTGACGCCAAGACCGGCAAACGCCTGTGGAGTTATGACCCGAAGGTTCCCCGGGAGAAAGCCTACCAGGCCTGCTGTGATGTGGTGAACCGTGGTGTCGCCGTTTACAAGGGCAAGGTTTTCGTCGGTTCCCTGGATGGGCGACTGGTGGCGCTTGACGCCAACAGCGGCAAAAAACTCTGGGAAACGGACACCATCATCGACCGCTCCCGGCCCTATACCGTTACCGGGGCACCGCGCGTTTTTCGCGGTAATGTGATCATCGGCAACGGCGGCGCGGAATTCGGTGTGCGCGGTTACATCACCGCCTACGACGCCGAGACCGGCAAGCAGAAATGGCGCTGGTTCACGGTGCCTGGCGACCCCGCCAAGCCGTACGAAAACGAAGCCATGGCCAAGGCGGCGAAGACCTGGGATCCCAAGGGTAAATATTGGGAGTCCGGCGGCGGCGGTACGGTATGGAATTCCATGGTGTTCGATCCGGAATTGAACCTGATGTACATCGGTACCGGCAACGGCACACCCTGGGTACATCGCAAGCGCAGCCCAGCCGGTGGCGACAACCTTTACCTCGCCTCCATCGTGGCGATCAATCCGGAAACCGGCGACTATGTCTGGCACTATCAGGAAACCCCCGGCGACAACTGGGACTACACCTCGACCCAGGATCTGATCCTGGCCGACATCAAAATCGACGGCAAACTGCGCAAGGTGATCATGCATGCGCCGAAGAACGGTTTCTTCTTTGTCGTGGACCGCACCAACGGCAAATTCATATCGGCGCAAAACTTTGTCGACGTTAACTGGGCCACCGGTTATGACAAGGATGGCCGGCCCATCGAGATCGCCGAAGCCCGCTCCGAGGACAAGCCCTTCGACGCCATCCCCGGCCCCTTCGGCGGACACAACTGGCATTCCATGTCCTACAGTCCGAAAACCGGATTGGCTTACTTCCCGGCGCAAAACATTCCACTGAATCTGATGGAAGACAAAAACTGGAAGAAGCACGGCAGTAACAAACCGGGACAACCCATGAGCGGTATCGGCTGGAACACCGGCATGTTGATCAACGCCGAGACGCCATCCAGCAAACCGTTCGGCCGGCTGTTGGCCTGGGATCCGGTGAAGCAGCAGGAACGCTGGCGTTATGAGCATGTGGCGCCCTGGAACGGCGGCACCTTGTCCACCGCCGGGAACCTGGTGTTCCAGGGCACCGCCGACGCCAGATTGATGGCGTTCGATGCCGGCAGTGGCGACGTGTTGTGGCAATCCCCCATGGGCACCGGTGTGATCGCCGCGCCCATCAGTTACCAGATGGACGGCGACCAGTACATCACCATCGCCGCCGGCTGGGGCGGAGTATTCGGCCAGACTCAGCGAGCCTCGGACACGGCGACACCGGGCACCGTCTACACCTTCAAGTTGAATGGCAAGGCGCAGATGCCGGAATTCACGCAGTACCAGCTCGGCAATCTTCTCTCCGGCGTGAAGTACGACCCGGCCCTGGTGGAAGAAGGCACCTACCTTTACGTCAGCAACTGCGTGTTCTGCCACGGCGTTCCAGGTGTCGACAAGGGCGGCAATATTCCCAACCTGGGCTACGTGGACAAAAGCTTCATAGAAAACCTGGACAAGTTTGTCTTCAACGGTCCCTTCGTTTCCCGGGGAATGCCGGACTTCACCGGCAAGCTCAGCGCGGAAGACGTGGAGAAGATCAAAGCTTTCATTCAGGGGACCGCGGACGCGATAAGACCCAAGAAGTAA
- a CDS encoding aldehyde dehydrogenase family protein, with amino-acid sequence MNMMTEFGHTIESRTRTFLETTHHRMLIGDQWVEAVDGQRLEVINPADETVLGTVPAAQKADVDRAVRAAGQALENGPWGRLRPSERQNLMLKLADLIERDAKVLAEIESIDNGKSAQIAQAVDITLCIEFFRYMAGWATKIEGASLDVSVPFAPPESEFFAYTRREPVGVVAAVVPWNFPLLVATWKLAPALAAGCTVVLKPAEQTPLTALYLGSLLQEAGFPEGVVNIITGDGPDAGAPLVAHPGVNKVSFTGSTEVGKLIGRAAMDNMTRVTLELGGKSPMIVLDDCDPALAAQGAAQAIFFNHGQVCCAGSRLYVHKKLYDNVVAELAELAKALPMGPGLDPQTHLGPLVSREQLDRVCGYIDLGREQGAELVTGGARANRNGYFVEPTVFASTDDTLRIVQEEIFGPVVVALPYEDLDDVARRANDTPYGLGASVWSNDLSRVHRLVPKIKAGTVWVNCHNMLDVAVPFGGYKLSGFGRDMGRQSLDAYLETKSVFMAV; translated from the coding sequence ATGAATATGATGACGGAATTCGGCCACACCATTGAAAGTCGTACCCGGACCTTTCTGGAGACCACCCATCACCGCATGCTGATCGGCGATCAGTGGGTGGAGGCCGTCGACGGGCAGCGTCTGGAGGTGATCAACCCGGCGGATGAAACGGTACTCGGCACGGTACCAGCCGCCCAGAAGGCGGACGTGGACCGCGCGGTGCGCGCCGCCGGCCAGGCCCTGGAAAACGGTCCGTGGGGAAGACTGCGCCCCTCCGAACGACAAAACCTGATGCTGAAACTGGCGGACCTGATCGAACGCGACGCCAAGGTGCTGGCCGAGATCGAATCCATCGACAACGGCAAGTCCGCGCAGATCGCACAGGCGGTAGACATTACTCTGTGTATTGAATTTTTCCGCTATATGGCCGGCTGGGCCACCAAGATCGAAGGCGCGTCGCTGGACGTCTCGGTACCGTTTGCCCCACCGGAAAGCGAGTTCTTCGCCTATACCCGCCGCGAGCCGGTGGGCGTGGTGGCGGCGGTGGTACCGTGGAATTTCCCGCTGCTGGTCGCCACCTGGAAGTTGGCCCCGGCATTGGCGGCCGGCTGTACCGTGGTACTCAAACCGGCCGAACAAACGCCTCTCACCGCACTCTATCTTGGCTCACTGTTGCAGGAGGCCGGTTTTCCCGAAGGCGTGGTGAACATCATCACCGGAGACGGTCCGGATGCCGGCGCTCCCTTGGTCGCCCACCCGGGCGTCAACAAAGTGAGTTTCACCGGCTCCACCGAAGTGGGCAAACTGATCGGCCGCGCCGCCATGGACAACATGACCCGCGTCACCCTGGAGCTGGGCGGCAAGTCCCCCATGATTGTACTGGACGACTGCGACCCGGCCCTGGCCGCCCAGGGTGCCGCCCAGGCGATTTTCTTCAACCACGGTCAGGTCTGCTGCGCCGGGTCGCGCCTTTACGTGCACAAGAAGTTGTACGACAACGTGGTGGCGGAACTGGCGGAACTGGCCAAGGCCCTGCCCATGGGGCCGGGGCTGGATCCGCAAACCCATCTGGGGCCCCTGGTCTCCCGCGAACAACTGGACCGGGTGTGCGGCTATATCGACCTGGGCCGCGAACAGGGCGCCGAGCTGGTGACCGGCGGCGCGCGCGCCAATCGTAACGGCTACTTTGTCGAACCCACGGTATTCGCCAGTACCGACGACACACTGCGTATCGTGCAGGAAGAAATTTTCGGTCCGGTGGTGGTGGCACTGCCCTACGAAGATCTGGACGACGTGGCCCGCCGCGCCAACGACACCCCCTACGGGCTCGGTGCCAGCGTCTGGTCCAACGATCTGTCACGGGTGCACCGTCTGGTACCGAAAATCAAAGCGGGAACGGTATGGGTCAACTGCCACAACATGCTGGACGTGGCGGTACCGTTCGGCGGCTATAAGCTGTCCGGCTTCGGCCGCGACATGGGCCGGCAGTCCCTGGATGCGTACCTGGAAACCAAATCTGTTTTCATGGCGGTTTAG
- a CDS encoding PDZ domain-containing protein, with protein sequence MRMKAILHVLGFVLLVQLTGCASSLSPAGSGAIGAGLVKHRGYPMVVRINPGSVAEQSGQILLGDLILAAAPTPESQWVILKGYGLNQAIHVIRGEPYTRVKLKLMNNQDSQEREVVLIRGPEGRASELTYLEGQKGLDTQGETAAPVNIADLVISDNSGPYLSPYTSDGVTAEWVNKAINTKMGEATGSAVGAAAGAYAGRKLMENVPGGGFFGSFLGGMAGSKSGKAVGRDAAIKASGGWEYIRATSDQSFHSVGDMARWLVNTHGGSANFKDVIDAASHVYPDLQPALARQR encoded by the coding sequence ATGAGAATGAAAGCCATCCTGCACGTATTGGGGTTCGTGCTTCTGGTTCAATTGACGGGCTGTGCATCATCACTGTCGCCAGCCGGCTCTGGTGCCATTGGCGCGGGGCTGGTGAAGCACAGAGGCTACCCGATGGTGGTTCGGATCAACCCTGGTTCGGTGGCGGAACAAAGTGGACAAATCTTGCTGGGGGATCTGATTCTGGCGGCGGCACCCACACCGGAATCTCAATGGGTCATATTGAAAGGCTACGGTCTTAACCAGGCAATCCATGTGATTCGTGGCGAACCCTATACTCGGGTAAAACTGAAACTGATGAACAATCAGGACTCACAAGAGCGCGAAGTGGTCCTGATACGAGGGCCGGAAGGCCGTGCTTCCGAGTTGACCTATCTTGAAGGGCAAAAGGGGTTGGATACACAAGGTGAGACGGCGGCCCCGGTTAATATCGCCGACCTGGTGATTTCGGATAACTCCGGGCCGTACCTCAGCCCTTATACCTCCGACGGTGTCACTGCAGAATGGGTGAATAAGGCGATCAACACCAAAATGGGGGAGGCCACGGGGTCCGCTGTTGGCGCCGCTGCCGGGGCTTACGCAGGGCGAAAGCTGATGGAGAATGTACCTGGGGGCGGTTTTTTTGGCAGCTTTCTGGGCGGCATGGCAGGGTCGAAAAGCGGTAAGGCGGTTGGCCGTGACGCGGCGATCAAGGCATCCGGGGGGTGGGAGTACATCCGTGCCACATCGGATCAGTCGTTCCACTCGGTCGGTGACATGGCGCGGTGGCTGGTGAATACACATGGCGGTAGTGCCAACTTCAAGGACGTGATTGACGCCGCTTCGCATGTCTATCCGGATCTGCAACCCGCGTTGGCGAGACAGCGATAA
- a CDS encoding putative periplasmic lipoprotein: protein MMRTRLMNAVWAMGLLSLMGGCQSPGMSKKELSQRLEEPGFNTVVFADYDLNRNFSEGLFGPDKVLRLSSAGHGIGHTDTGTSEVWLELRNHTDHNYVVEARTRFFSQQGIPVDAKPVWQRLPVPANSSAVYREKSVGTERLQYRIEVRQAR, encoded by the coding sequence ATGATGCGAACCAGATTGATGAATGCGGTTTGGGCGATGGGCTTGCTGTCTTTAATGGGCGGCTGTCAAAGCCCGGGGATGAGTAAAAAGGAGCTGAGCCAGCGCCTTGAAGAGCCCGGTTTCAATACCGTCGTCTTCGCCGACTACGACCTGAACCGGAACTTCAGCGAAGGGCTGTTCGGCCCGGATAAAGTGTTGCGCCTTTCCAGCGCGGGGCATGGCATTGGACACACGGATACAGGAACCTCTGAAGTCTGGCTGGAGCTGCGCAATCACACCGATCACAACTATGTAGTGGAGGCGAGAACCCGGTTTTTTTCCCAACAAGGCATACCGGTGGATGCCAAACCCGTATGGCAACGTTTGCCGGTACCAGCTAATTCCAGCGCGGTGTACCGGGAAAAATCCGTGGGCACGGAACGGCTGCAATATCGTATTGAAGTGAGGCAGGCACGATGA